One Solanum pennellii chromosome 10, SPENNV200 genomic region harbors:
- the LOC107032143 gene encoding 2-isopropylmalate synthase A-like (The RefSeq protein has 1 substitution and aligns at 99% coverage compared to this genomic sequence), producing MTSLCANYSFGNYISLHSKNNSVPPIKRNFHSSYGIRCSNIQRGKLSDPNYVTIFDTTLRDGEQAPGASMTAKQKMEIACQLAKLGVDVIEVGFPAASQAEFDLVKLVAQKIGNNIDEEGYVPMICGLARSTKEDIDRAWEGLKYAKTPMIHMFIATSDMHMKYKLNMGREEVVERARSMVAYATSLGFEHVRFSLEDATRSDKEFVYHIIEEVIKAGATCICVADTVGCNLPNEFAQLIVDIKANTLGIQNVILAVHCHNDLGLATANTLAGICAGVRQVDVTINGIGERAGNASLEEIVMTIKYRGEEVLGGVYTGINTKYIFTTSNMVEEYSGLKLQPNKAIVGANAFSHESGIHQDGMLKNRGTYEFISAEDVGFIRATEHGIKLGKLRI from the exons ATGACTTCTCTCTGTGCAAATTATTCCTTTGGCAATTACATTTCATTACATTCTAAAAACAATAGTGTGCCTCCAATCAAAAGGAATTTTCATTCCTCATATGGTATCCGTTGCTCAAATATTCAACGAGGCAAATTATCTGACCCTAACTACGTTACGATTTTCGATACGACGCTTCGTGACGGAGAACAGGCCCCGGGTGCATCCATGACTGCTAAACAAAAAATGGAAATTGCATGTCAGCTAGCTAAGCTTGGTGTTGATGTTATTGAGGTTGGTTTTCCAGCTGCCTCCCAGGCTGAGTTTGACCTTGTAAAGTTGGTAGCACAGAAAATTG GTAATAACATAGATGAAGAGGGATATGTACCGATGATCTGTGGTTTGGCGAGATCTACTAAGGAAGATATCGATAGAGCTTGGGAGGGTTTGAAGTATGCAAAGACACCGATGATTCATATGTTTATCGCGACAAGTGATATGCATATGAAGTATAAATTGAATATGGGTAGAGAAGAAGTTGTGGAGAGAGCAAGGAGCATGGTGGCTTATGCAACAAGTCCTGGGTTCGAGCATGTTAGGTTTAGCTTGGAAGATGCTACAAG ATCTGATAAGGAGTTTGTTTACCATATTATTGAAGAAGTTATCAAAGCTGGAGCAACATGCATTTGTGTGGCTGATACTGTTGGATGCAATTTACCAAATGAATTTGCACAACTAATTGTTGACATAAAAGCCAATACCCTAGGAATCCAAAATGTGATCCTTGCAGTACATTGTCACAATGATCTTGGACTTGCTACTGCCAACACATTAGCT GGAATTTGTGCAGGAGTAAGACAAGTAGATGTAACCATCAATGGTATTGGTGAAAGAGCTGGAAATGCTTCTCTAGAAGAG ATAGTAATGACCATAAAATATCGTGGAGAGGAAGTACTAGGTGGTGTCTATACTGGgattaatacaaaatatatattcacaacAAGCAACAtg GTAGAGGAGTATAGTGGGCTTAAGTTGCAGCCAAATAAGGCCATTGTTGGCGCTAATGCTTTTTCTCATGAAAGTGGAATTCATCAG GATGGAATGTTAAAGAACAGAGGAACATATGAATTTATATCTGCTGAAGATGTTGGATTTATTCGTGCTACTGAACACGGTATTAAATTGGGAAAACTCAG